In Woeseia oceani, one DNA window encodes the following:
- the arsC gene encoding arsenate reductase (glutaredoxin) (This arsenate reductase requires both glutathione and glutaredoxin to convert arsenate to arsenite, after which the efflux transporter formed by ArsA and ArsB can extrude the arsenite from the cell, providing resistance.) has translation MTLTIYHNPRCSKSRNTLELIEGRGVTPVIVPYLDAAPNTTTILHLAKALSLPVKAMLRTGEQEFKDAAGSLDIDDDQALAEWLAQHPRALERPIVIDEQTGQAVIGRPPENVLTLLPK, from the coding sequence ATGACCCTGACGATCTACCACAACCCGCGCTGCTCCAAGTCGCGGAATACGCTCGAACTGATAGAAGGACGGGGCGTGACCCCCGTCATCGTGCCGTACCTCGATGCCGCACCGAACACCACAACCATCCTGCATCTCGCCAAAGCCCTGTCGCTGCCGGTCAAGGCCATGCTGCGTACCGGCGAACAGGAGTTCAAAGACGCGGCCGGCAGTCTCGATATTGACGATGATCAGGCACTCGCCGAGTGGCTGGCACAGCATCCGCGCGCGCTGGAACGCCCCATCGTAATCGACGAACAAACCGGTCAGGCCGTCATTGGCCGACCACCCGAGAACGTCCTTACGTTGTTGCCGAAATGA
- the wrbA gene encoding NAD(P)H:quinone oxidoreductase, with translation MNDILVVYYSRNGATAALAREVCRGIDAVAGCNARLRTVPAVSTTIEASEDCVPADGPPYATLDDLRECSGLVLGSPTRFGNMAAALKYFLDGTSGLWLSGDLAGKPAGLFTSTSTLHGGQESTLLSMALPLLHHGMLITGIPFTEAAISNTQSGGTPYGASHVSWNRKADSLSDDEKQLAAALGSRIAGIAAKLAAA, from the coding sequence ATGAACGATATCCTCGTGGTCTATTACTCGCGCAACGGGGCTACGGCCGCGCTGGCGCGCGAAGTGTGCCGGGGTATTGATGCTGTAGCGGGCTGCAATGCCCGCCTGCGTACCGTGCCGGCCGTATCGACGACCATTGAGGCGAGCGAAGACTGCGTGCCCGCGGACGGACCACCGTACGCGACGCTGGATGACCTGCGGGAATGTTCAGGGCTCGTACTTGGCAGCCCTACTCGCTTTGGCAACATGGCTGCGGCACTGAAGTATTTTCTCGATGGCACCTCCGGCCTGTGGCTGAGCGGCGATCTCGCTGGCAAGCCGGCCGGGCTGTTTACCTCAACGTCGACATTGCACGGCGGCCAGGAATCCACCCTGCTCAGCATGGCCTTGCCGCTCTTGCACCACGGCATGCTGATCACCGGCATTCCATTTACCGAGGCGGCCATCAGCAATACGCAAAGCGGGGGCACGCCCTATGGCGCGTCACACGTCAGCTGGAACCGCAAAGCGGACAGCCTGAGTGACGATGAGAAGCAGCTGGCCGCTGCACTGGGCAGCCGCATTGCCGGCATTGCGGCCAAACTGGCGGCCGCCTAG
- the hda gene encoding DnaA regulatory inactivator Hda, with protein MSQLALPLRTADYAVFDSFWTAGNEPAVAYLQELVGTAQSPGCWLSGPATSGKTHLLQAVCERMGDRSVYLPLQELVEAGPGILEGMASRPVVCIDDITTVAGKPDWEHALFDVWHQLSDAQGTLVLASRATVRESGFELADLQSRFSQLAVFQLRTLDEEELARALQMRARHRGLELPDQTARYMLSRSRRDMASLYTLLDQLDAEALRTQRRLTVPFVKTVMPD; from the coding sequence TTGAGTCAGCTCGCATTGCCGCTACGCACTGCCGACTACGCGGTATTCGACAGTTTCTGGACCGCAGGCAACGAACCTGCCGTCGCCTACCTGCAGGAGCTCGTCGGTACGGCACAATCGCCGGGCTGCTGGCTGAGCGGTCCGGCCACCAGCGGCAAGACGCATTTATTGCAGGCGGTCTGTGAACGCATGGGCGACCGTTCCGTGTACCTGCCATTACAGGAACTGGTCGAGGCAGGGCCCGGCATACTGGAGGGCATGGCATCGCGACCCGTGGTGTGCATCGACGACATTACGACCGTGGCCGGCAAGCCGGACTGGGAGCACGCCTTGTTCGATGTCTGGCATCAGCTCAGCGATGCGCAGGGCACGCTGGTGCTGGCGAGTCGGGCGACAGTCCGCGAGAGTGGCTTTGAACTTGCGGACCTGCAAAGCCGCTTTTCCCAGCTCGCCGTGTTCCAGCTGCGAACGCTGGACGAAGAGGAACTGGCGAGGGCCTTGCAGATGCGCGCCCGGCACCGCGGCCTGGAACTGCCGGACCAAACCGCGCGCTACATGTTGAGTCGCAGCCGGCGGGACATGGCGAGTCTGTACACGTTGCTGGATCAGCTCGACGCCGAGGCCCTGCGCACGCAGCGTCGCCTGACGGTGCCGTTCGTCAAGACGGTGATGCCGGACTGA
- a CDS encoding AI-2E family transporter, with amino-acid sequence MKADNRLNWLIAIALTGWLLWLLAPVLTPFVAAALLAYIGDPLADRLQTLRLPRTLAVIAVFVLTLLCLALLLLLVVPLIQTQVSALLDALPGIIAQAEQVWLPKISGFIGVEPGDDVGISAFLDRYRDMAGSWGAKILLSLSRSGGALAAAVISLFLIPILTFYLLRDWDTMMARFGSLIPARNRGTVFYLARETDEVLGAFLRGQILVMIALAIIYAVGLSLVGLQFAIAIGVVAGLVSFVPYLGFVIGIALAALTVVMEPDPLLRLVGVIATFSIAQMIEGSFLTPKLVGDRIGLHPVIVIFAVAAGGQLFGFFGILLALPTAAVLSVLVKFMYSRYLADHPDARIIADLGDSSS; translated from the coding sequence ATGAAAGCCGACAATCGATTGAACTGGCTGATCGCCATCGCACTGACGGGGTGGTTGCTGTGGCTGCTGGCACCGGTATTGACGCCGTTTGTTGCGGCCGCCTTGCTTGCTTATATCGGCGATCCGCTGGCGGACCGCCTGCAAACCCTGCGCTTGCCGCGAACGCTGGCGGTCATTGCCGTGTTCGTCTTGACGCTGCTTTGCCTGGCGTTGCTGCTGCTGCTGGTCGTGCCGTTGATCCAGACCCAGGTGAGTGCGTTGCTGGACGCCTTGCCCGGCATCATCGCGCAGGCAGAACAGGTCTGGTTGCCGAAAATATCCGGTTTCATTGGAGTCGAACCTGGAGACGATGTCGGCATATCGGCCTTTCTTGACCGATACCGCGACATGGCCGGGTCCTGGGGTGCCAAGATTCTGCTGTCCCTGTCGCGCTCCGGTGGCGCATTGGCGGCGGCGGTTATCAGTTTGTTTCTGATCCCGATCCTGACCTTCTACCTGCTGCGCGACTGGGACACGATGATGGCGCGTTTCGGTTCGCTGATTCCCGCCCGTAACCGGGGTACCGTGTTTTACCTCGCGCGCGAAACCGACGAGGTACTTGGGGCGTTTTTGCGCGGCCAGATTCTGGTGATGATTGCATTGGCGATCATCTATGCCGTCGGCCTCAGTCTGGTCGGCCTGCAGTTCGCCATCGCCATCGGTGTGGTTGCCGGCCTGGTCAGTTTTGTACCTTACCTGGGCTTTGTCATCGGCATAGCCCTCGCCGCGCTGACGGTGGTCATGGAGCCGGACCCGCTGCTGCGGCTGGTAGGCGTCATTGCGACGTTTTCCATTGCGCAAATGATCGAAGGTTCTTTCCTGACACCGAAGTTGGTCGGCGACCGGATCGGCCTGCACCCGGTTATCGTCATCTTTGCGGTCGCGGCCGGCGGCCAGCTGTTCGGCTTTTTCGGCATCTTGCTCGCTCTGCCCACGGCAGCGGTGCTGTCGGTGCTGGTCAAGTTCATGTACAGCCGTTACCTGGCCGATCATCCGGACGCGCGGATCATTGCGGACCTGGGGGATTCCTCCTCTTGA
- a CDS encoding CDP-alcohol phosphatidyltransferase family protein, producing the protein MSFRWIPNAISMMRIALVIPILWLIAQDHYLPALLLFLLAGFSDGVDGFLAKRYGWRSRLGALLDPIADKLLIAGVFVMLVLAGLIPVWLAVIVIVRDVVIVGGATAYNFLVRPVQGEPTRISKLNTALELLLVLFVLCRAALGWPPEVSVTVLGACVLVTVVVSGIDYVWSWSQRARGHAQ; encoded by the coding sequence ATGAGTTTCCGATGGATACCTAATGCCATTTCGATGATGCGTATCGCGCTCGTGATACCCATACTCTGGCTGATCGCGCAGGATCATTACCTGCCGGCGTTGTTGTTATTCTTGCTCGCGGGATTCTCTGACGGGGTCGATGGCTTCCTGGCCAAGCGCTATGGCTGGCGCAGCCGGCTTGGTGCATTGCTCGATCCGATCGCTGACAAACTGCTGATCGCAGGCGTGTTTGTCATGCTGGTACTGGCCGGGTTGATTCCCGTCTGGCTGGCAGTGATTGTCATAGTGCGCGACGTGGTAATTGTGGGCGGCGCAACGGCCTACAACTTTCTGGTTCGACCGGTACAAGGCGAGCCGACCCGCATCAGCAAACTCAATACGGCATTGGAGTTATTGCTGGTGTTGTTTGTCCTTTGCCGTGCAGCGCTGGGCTGGCCGCCGGAGGTCAGTGTCACGGTGCTGGGTGCGTGTGTGCTGGTGACCGTGGTAGTCAGTGGTATCGACTATGTCTGGTCATGGTCACAACGCGCACGCGGACATGCACAATAG
- a CDS encoding DUF2066 domain-containing protein, with product MLSNFMNTSAMPNGKCGIRALLLAMLLLVVAPAHAVEIDDLYSAEVPVDPNDSDSRETAYERALQQVLIRVTGSEDAAFSPELKALFPNPARYVLQYRPGEGNSLWVMLDGAAIEDVLRRASMPVWGNDRPLTVLWIAVDWGLGERELLLAAPAQNARKPAGTVDRAQSLRDRIQRVARARGVPVVFPTLAADDDRISFSDVWGGFHERLMDASRAYGSSSILVGRLRADAVERNRWSYYVGTQQRQWAGEAEDAIHLLADSLAGEFAFAGNAGIETVSLSIANVGSAGAFAAVQGLVDGLDMVAAYTVTEVSGNQIRYSIDINGGARRLAAVLDLRAELARATVSPLNSGAAPVRSTATLFYDYRPATRGME from the coding sequence ATGTTGAGTAACTTTATGAATACGTCCGCGATGCCGAATGGCAAGTGCGGCATCCGTGCTTTGCTGCTTGCGATGCTGTTGCTGGTCGTCGCTCCGGCGCATGCCGTCGAAATTGACGACTTGTACAGCGCGGAAGTACCGGTTGATCCCAATGATTCTGATTCGCGCGAAACGGCCTACGAGCGCGCGCTGCAGCAGGTGCTTATCCGTGTCACCGGTTCCGAGGATGCGGCATTTTCGCCGGAATTGAAGGCGCTGTTCCCGAATCCGGCGCGCTACGTACTCCAGTACCGGCCGGGCGAGGGCAATTCGTTGTGGGTCATGCTGGACGGTGCAGCGATTGAAGATGTGTTGCGGCGAGCGTCCATGCCGGTATGGGGCAATGACCGGCCATTGACGGTGCTCTGGATTGCGGTGGACTGGGGGCTGGGCGAGCGGGAATTGTTGCTGGCGGCACCCGCGCAAAACGCCCGCAAGCCAGCCGGCACGGTCGACCGCGCCCAGTCACTGCGCGACCGGATCCAGCGCGTCGCGCGCGCGCGCGGCGTACCTGTTGTGTTTCCGACCCTGGCTGCTGACGACGATCGCATCAGTTTCAGCGATGTATGGGGCGGCTTTCATGAGCGGCTGATGGACGCTTCGAGGGCCTACGGCTCCAGTTCCATCCTGGTCGGGCGCTTGCGGGCCGATGCCGTTGAGCGCAATCGCTGGAGTTATTACGTCGGGACTCAGCAGCGGCAGTGGGCGGGCGAAGCCGAGGATGCGATCCACTTGCTGGCGGATTCGCTGGCCGGCGAATTCGCCTTTGCCGGCAACGCCGGTATTGAGACGGTATCACTCAGTATTGCCAATGTGGGCTCTGCCGGTGCATTCGCGGCCGTGCAGGGACTGGTGGACGGTCTCGACATGGTGGCGGCCTATACTGTCACGGAAGTGAGTGGCAACCAGATTCGTTACTCGATCGATATCAACGGGGGGGCGCGGCGCCTGGCTGCCGTGCTCGACTTGCGTGCGGAACTGGCACGGGCAACGGTGTCGCCGCTGAATTCCGGCGCCGCACCGGTCCGGTCCACCGCCACCCTGTTTTACGACTACCGTCCGGCCACACGAGGCATGGAATAA
- the purM gene encoding phosphoribosylformylglycinamidine cyclo-ligase, with the protein MTRKPLTYRDAGVDIDAGNSLVERIKPLVARTRRPEVLAGLGGFGGLFALPPDRYREPVLVSGTDGVGTKLMLAQQLGRHDTIGIDLVAMCVNDVLVTGAEPLFFLDYFACGKLDVEVAAAVVGGIAEGCHQAGATLIGGETAEMPDMYQPGEYDLAGFCVGAVERAELIDGSTIAAGDTLLGIASSGPHSNGYSLIRKVLEVADSHDIDGEDAKALLMAPTIIYVKPLLTLGKAVTLKGLAHITGGGLTENVPRILPADVHAEIKVNSWQQGPVFDWLAASGNIDTSEMRRTFNCGVGMVVVVSKDEAAVALETLQRDGLNAWLLGDIASGAGEVRYV; encoded by the coding sequence ATGACCCGCAAACCTCTGACCTACCGCGACGCCGGCGTTGACATCGACGCTGGAAACTCTCTCGTTGAGCGCATCAAGCCTCTCGTGGCGCGCACCCGGCGACCCGAAGTACTGGCCGGACTCGGCGGCTTTGGCGGCTTGTTCGCGCTGCCACCGGACCGCTACCGTGAACCGGTCCTCGTTTCCGGCACGGACGGCGTGGGCACCAAGCTAATGCTTGCCCAGCAACTCGGTCGTCACGACACTATCGGCATCGACCTGGTCGCCATGTGCGTGAATGATGTTTTAGTTACCGGCGCTGAGCCATTGTTTTTCCTCGATTATTTTGCCTGTGGAAAACTCGATGTCGAGGTCGCCGCGGCCGTGGTCGGCGGCATTGCAGAGGGTTGTCACCAGGCCGGCGCAACGCTGATCGGCGGCGAGACAGCCGAGATGCCGGACATGTACCAGCCGGGCGAATATGACCTTGCCGGCTTTTGTGTCGGCGCTGTCGAGCGCGCTGAGCTGATCGACGGCAGTACAATCGCCGCCGGCGATACGCTGCTTGGCATCGCGTCCAGCGGCCCGCATTCGAACGGCTATTCCCTGATCCGCAAAGTGCTCGAAGTAGCCGACAGCCACGATATCGATGGCGAGGACGCCAAGGCCCTGTTGATGGCGCCGACCATCATTTACGTCAAACCGTTGCTCACACTCGGCAAAGCCGTAACGCTGAAAGGCCTGGCGCACATCACCGGCGGCGGACTCACTGAAAACGTGCCACGGATTCTGCCCGCTGATGTGCACGCCGAGATCAAGGTCAACAGCTGGCAGCAGGGCCCGGTGTTTGACTGGCTGGCGGCCAGCGGCAATATCGATACCAGCGAGATGCGGCGTACTTTCAATTGCGGCGTAGGCATGGTCGTCGTAGTCAGCAAAGACGAAGCCGCGGTAGCCCTCGAAACTCTGCAACGTGACGGTCTGAACGCGTGGCTACTGGGCGATATAGCCAGCGGCGCGGGCGAGGTACGTTACGTTTGA
- the purN gene encoding phosphoribosylglycinamide formyltransferase, whose amino-acid sequence MSATPRKKAVVLISGGGTNLQAFIDASQRRELDFELAMVVSNRSQAGGLTRAEDAGIDTRCLPSKGISDRAAYDRSLATELDRLAPDLIILAGFMRILSAPFVSRYAGRILNIHPSLLPLYPGLHTHARALAAGDREHGCTVHFVTEELDGGPPILQGRVAIEPGDDPETLAARVLQVEHQIYPRAANLFASGRIVYRDGQCLLDNKVLSKPLRYPDSL is encoded by the coding sequence TTGAGTGCCACTCCGCGGAAAAAAGCCGTCGTCCTGATCTCCGGCGGCGGCACCAATCTGCAGGCATTTATCGACGCGTCCCAGCGTCGCGAGCTGGACTTCGAGCTGGCGATGGTGGTCAGCAACCGGTCGCAGGCAGGCGGGCTGACACGGGCGGAGGATGCCGGTATCGATACCCGCTGCCTGCCCTCGAAAGGCATCAGTGACCGCGCGGCTTACGACCGAAGCCTCGCAACGGAGCTCGACCGGCTCGCGCCCGACCTGATCATCCTGGCGGGTTTCATGCGGATACTCAGCGCGCCGTTCGTCAGCCGTTACGCCGGACGAATTCTGAACATCCACCCGTCTTTGCTGCCGCTGTACCCGGGTCTGCATACCCATGCCCGTGCCCTCGCCGCCGGCGATCGCGAGCACGGCTGCACAGTGCACTTTGTAACGGAAGAACTGGATGGTGGCCCGCCCATACTGCAGGGACGGGTGGCGATTGAACCTGGCGATGACCCGGAAACGCTGGCGGCCCGCGTGCTGCAGGTCGAGCATCAGATTTACCCGCGCGCCGCGAACCTGTTCGCCAGTGGCCGCATTGTCTATCGCGATGGCCAGTGCCTGCTCGACAACAAGGTTCTGAGCAAGCCGCTGCGGTACCCGGACTCGCTGTAA
- the dcd gene encoding dCTP deaminase, translated as MSIKSDRWIRRMAEEHGMIEPFAPAQVRESDKGRIVSYGTSSYGYDVRCSNEFKVFTNIESVIVDPKHFDESSFVDKTSDVCIIPPNSFALARTVEYFRIPRNVLTICLGKSTYARCGIIVNVTPLEPEWEGHVTLEFSNTTPLPAKIYANEGVAQMLFLESDEVCETSYKDRGGKYQGQRGVTLPKA; from the coding sequence ATGAGTATTAAATCGGATCGCTGGATACGGCGGATGGCAGAAGAGCACGGCATGATAGAACCGTTCGCGCCGGCCCAGGTTCGCGAGTCTGACAAGGGCCGTATCGTTTCCTACGGTACCTCCAGCTACGGCTACGATGTTCGCTGTTCAAACGAATTCAAGGTGTTTACCAATATCGAGTCCGTGATTGTGGACCCTAAGCACTTCGATGAATCCAGCTTCGTCGACAAGACCAGCGACGTGTGCATCATTCCGCCGAATTCGTTTGCGCTGGCGCGAACGGTTGAATATTTCAGGATCCCGCGCAACGTGCTCACGATTTGCCTCGGCAAATCCACCTACGCGCGCTGCGGCATCATCGTCAACGTGACGCCGCTGGAGCCGGAGTGGGAAGGGCATGTCACGCTCGAGTTTTCCAATACGACGCCACTGCCTGCCAAAATCTACGCGAACGAAGGCGTGGCGCAGATGCTGTTCCTTGAATCCGATGAGGTCTGCGAAACGTCCTACAAAGACCGGGGTGGCAAATACCAGGGGCAGCGGGGCGTGACTTTGCCCAAGGCCTGA
- the apbC gene encoding iron-sulfur cluster carrier protein ApbC, protein MTLSAETELKDAINAAIVPEIGYSLADVGRVRITEFSASRVGIDIKLGFAASRLESVLQSFVAGLARQTVADAEISVTISSSIVSHGVQHNLKPLANVRNIIAVASGKGGVGKSTTAVNLALALAADGAATGILDADIYGPSQPTMLGLAGQRPVSDDGKTMQPLSAHGIEVMSIGFLIDPDQPMVWRGPMVTQALNQLLTQTRWGDLDYLIVDMPPGTGDIQLTLSQKVPVSGAVIVTTPQDIALLDARKGLQMFRKVSVPVLGIIENMSTHVCSQCGHEEPLFGSGGGQQMAATYDVDLLGQLPLEMGIRLQTDSGRPTVISDPDSSAADAYRRTARRMAARLAMQGRDYSSKFPNIVVENS, encoded by the coding sequence GTGACATTGTCGGCAGAAACAGAGCTGAAAGACGCGATTAACGCGGCGATAGTACCGGAGATTGGTTATTCGCTGGCTGACGTAGGGCGGGTGCGGATTACCGAATTCAGTGCATCTCGCGTGGGCATCGACATCAAGCTTGGCTTTGCGGCCAGCAGACTTGAGAGTGTTTTGCAGTCATTTGTCGCCGGGCTTGCGCGGCAGACCGTCGCCGACGCCGAAATCAGCGTGACGATTTCGAGCAGCATTGTCTCCCACGGCGTACAGCACAACCTGAAACCACTGGCGAACGTGCGCAACATTATTGCGGTCGCGTCAGGCAAAGGTGGTGTGGGTAAATCGACCACCGCCGTGAATCTCGCGCTGGCATTGGCTGCCGACGGCGCAGCCACGGGTATCCTCGATGCCGACATTTACGGTCCCAGCCAGCCCACGATGCTGGGGTTGGCAGGTCAGCGTCCTGTGAGTGACGACGGCAAGACCATGCAGCCCTTGTCTGCGCACGGTATCGAAGTCATGTCGATTGGGTTTCTGATCGACCCGGATCAGCCGATGGTCTGGCGCGGCCCGATGGTGACCCAGGCTCTGAACCAGCTGTTGACCCAAACCCGCTGGGGAGACCTGGACTATCTCATTGTCGATATGCCGCCTGGAACGGGTGACATTCAGCTGACATTGTCGCAAAAGGTTCCGGTCAGCGGCGCTGTTATCGTCACGACGCCACAAGATATTGCCTTGCTGGATGCGCGCAAGGGTTTGCAGATGTTCCGCAAGGTTTCGGTTCCGGTGCTCGGCATTATCGAAAACATGAGTACCCACGTGTGCAGTCAGTGTGGCCATGAAGAGCCGCTGTTCGGCAGTGGTGGCGGGCAACAAATGGCCGCAACCTACGACGTGGATTTGCTCGGCCAGTTGCCACTGGAGATGGGGATACGCCTGCAAACAGACAGCGGTCGCCCGACGGTCATTTCCGATCCGGATAGCAGCGCGGCAGATGCCTACCGGCGGACGGCCCGGCGTATGGCGGCACGGCTGGCGATGCAGGGCAGGGACTACAGCAGCAAATTTCCCAACATCGTCGTGGAAAACAGCTAG